In Arthrobacter sp. UKPF54-2, the following are encoded in one genomic region:
- a CDS encoding DMT family transporter codes for MATTAATGSPTPDSTHPGTTIPDSTHPNSTHEAASHAAPPAAAKAPLRPGQISGLGIAAVVVTVVLWASAFVGIRAVGPSFSPGALTLGRLSVAAVVLGLVVLPQFRRAAVFPRGREWWPILAYGVMWFGGYNVALNAAEHMLDAGTAALLINVNPILVAVMAGIILKEGFPRWLIIGSLVAFGGVAVIALGSGQRSTADVAGVLLCLLAAALAAVSVIVQKPVLRKFPAAQATWFGIMVGAVCCLPFSGQLVAELQAAPLPATLGLVYLGVFPTAIAFTTWAYALSLIDAGRLAATTYLVPGTTILISWLVLGEIPTIWGLVGGVICLAGVSLTRRRSRPFSRRASGPATKPGA; via the coding sequence ATGGCAACAACCGCCGCGACAGGCTCCCCCACTCCGGACAGCACCCACCCGGGCACCACGATCCCGGACAGCACCCACCCCAACAGCACCCACGAAGCGGCCTCGCATGCCGCCCCGCCCGCCGCGGCCAAGGCGCCCCTCCGGCCGGGACAGATCAGCGGGCTCGGCATCGCCGCCGTGGTGGTCACCGTGGTGCTGTGGGCCTCCGCCTTCGTGGGCATCCGGGCCGTCGGACCCAGCTTCTCCCCCGGGGCGCTGACCCTGGGCCGGCTTTCGGTGGCCGCCGTCGTGCTGGGCCTGGTGGTGTTGCCGCAGTTCCGCAGGGCGGCCGTGTTCCCCAGGGGCCGCGAGTGGTGGCCCATCCTGGCCTACGGCGTGATGTGGTTTGGCGGCTACAACGTTGCCTTGAACGCCGCCGAGCACATGCTCGACGCCGGCACGGCCGCCCTGCTGATCAACGTCAACCCCATTCTGGTGGCCGTGATGGCCGGGATCATCCTGAAGGAAGGCTTCCCGCGCTGGCTGATCATCGGCAGCCTGGTCGCGTTCGGCGGCGTCGCGGTGATTGCCCTCGGTTCCGGCCAGCGCTCGACGGCGGATGTCGCCGGGGTGCTGCTCTGCCTGCTCGCCGCCGCCCTCGCCGCGGTCAGCGTCATCGTGCAGAAGCCGGTGTTGCGGAAGTTCCCCGCGGCCCAGGCCACGTGGTTCGGCATCATGGTGGGCGCCGTGTGCTGCCTGCCTTTCAGCGGCCAGCTCGTCGCCGAACTGCAGGCCGCGCCGCTGCCCGCGACGCTGGGCCTGGTCTACCTCGGCGTCTTCCCCACCGCGATCGCATTCACCACCTGGGCCTACGCCCTCTCCCTGATCGACGCCGGACGGCTCGCCGCCACCACCTACCTGGTGCCGGGCACCACGATCCTGATCTCCTGGCTGGTGCTGGGCGAAATTCCCACCATCTGGGGCCTGGTGGGCGGCGTGATCTGCCTCGCCGGCGTCTCCCTGACCCGGCGCCGGTCCCGCCCGTTTTCCCGCCGGGCTTCCGGGCCGGCCACGAAGCCGGGGGCATAG
- a CDS encoding LLM class flavin-dependent oxidoreductase, with the protein MKKIGFLSFGHWTDHPESGTRTAADALLQAIDLAVAAEELGADGAYFRVHHFAQQYASPFPLLAAIGARTSRIEIGTGVIDMRYENPLYMAEDAGAADLISGGRLQLGISRGSPEQVIEGWRHFGFAPAAGESDADMGRRHTERLLEVLTGEGFAAPNPRPMFPNPPGLLRVEPHSEGLRERIWWGSGSNATAVWAAKLGMNLQSSTLKDDESGKPFHIQQAEQIELYRQAWKEAGHEREPRVSVSRSIFALTDERDWHYFGRDRRSSDQVGNIDEKTRAIFGRSYAGAPDELAAKLAEDEAIAAADTLLLTVPNQLGVDYNAHVIESILQHVAPQLGWR; encoded by the coding sequence GTGAAGAAGATCGGATTCCTGTCCTTCGGCCATTGGACCGACCACCCAGAATCCGGCACGCGCACAGCGGCGGACGCGCTGCTGCAGGCGATCGACCTCGCCGTCGCGGCCGAGGAACTGGGGGCGGACGGCGCGTACTTCCGCGTCCACCACTTCGCCCAGCAATATGCGTCCCCATTCCCGCTGCTTGCTGCGATCGGGGCAAGGACCAGCCGCATCGAGATCGGTACCGGCGTGATCGACATGCGCTACGAGAACCCGCTCTACATGGCGGAGGACGCCGGCGCGGCAGACCTGATCTCCGGGGGCCGGCTGCAGCTGGGCATCAGCAGGGGGTCACCCGAGCAGGTCATCGAGGGCTGGCGCCACTTTGGCTTCGCTCCCGCTGCGGGCGAGTCCGACGCCGACATGGGCCGCCGGCACACCGAGCGTCTGCTCGAGGTGCTCACTGGTGAGGGATTTGCGGCGCCGAATCCGCGCCCGATGTTCCCGAACCCACCCGGTCTGCTGCGCGTGGAGCCGCACTCGGAGGGTCTGCGCGAGCGTATCTGGTGGGGTTCCGGCTCGAACGCCACTGCCGTCTGGGCAGCCAAGCTTGGCATGAACCTGCAGAGCTCCACGCTCAAGGACGACGAGAGCGGCAAGCCGTTCCACATCCAGCAGGCGGAGCAGATCGAGCTCTACCGGCAGGCCTGGAAGGAAGCCGGGCACGAGCGGGAACCGCGCGTTTCGGTCAGTCGCAGCATCTTCGCACTCACGGACGAACGCGACTGGCACTACTTTGGCCGGGACCGCCGGAGTTCGGACCAGGTGGGCAACATCGACGAGAAGACCCGGGCAATTTTTGGCCGGTCCTACGCGGGCGCACCGGACGAACTTGCCGCCAAGCTGGCCGAAGACGAGGCGATCGCAGCCGCAGACACGCTGCTGCTCACTGTCCCGAACCAGCTTGGTGTCGACTACAACGCCCACGTGATCGAATCCATACTCCAGCACGTGGCGCCGCAGCTCGGCTGGCGCTGA
- a CDS encoding PHP domain-containing protein gives MDAVAALTEIAFWLERERATTFKVQAFRKAADLIAGLPPEELAARRRDGRLKRTKGIGDRTFEVIAQAVDGGVPDYLADLRERGATPLAEGGHELLAGLRGDLHTHSHWSDGGSPVEAMVDAARMLGREYLALTDHSPTLRIANGLSAERLSEQLDLVATIDAGNPGVRLLSGIEVDILEDGTLDQTPELLDRLDVVVASVHSKLRADSRTMTRRMLAGIEDPHTRVLGHCTGRLLSGSRGARPASEFDAKRVFAACADHDVAVEINARPERQDPPDELIQLALDAGCLFSIDSDAHAPGQLDFLQYGAERAARNNVPAERIITTWPVDRLLAWSRRGK, from the coding sequence ATGGACGCCGTCGCTGCCCTGACCGAGATCGCCTTTTGGCTCGAACGCGAGCGTGCCACCACCTTCAAAGTCCAGGCCTTCCGGAAGGCGGCCGATCTGATCGCCGGCCTCCCGCCCGAGGAACTGGCCGCGAGGAGGCGGGACGGCCGGCTCAAGCGCACGAAGGGGATCGGCGACCGGACGTTCGAGGTGATCGCCCAGGCCGTCGACGGCGGGGTCCCCGACTACCTCGCGGACCTGCGCGAACGCGGCGCCACCCCGCTCGCAGAGGGCGGTCACGAACTGCTGGCCGGCCTCCGCGGGGACCTGCACACGCACAGTCACTGGTCCGACGGCGGGTCCCCGGTGGAGGCCATGGTGGATGCTGCCCGGATGCTGGGCCGCGAGTACCTGGCCCTGACCGACCACTCGCCCACGCTGCGGATCGCGAACGGCCTGAGCGCCGAACGCCTGAGCGAACAGCTGGACCTGGTCGCCACGATCGATGCCGGCAACCCGGGTGTCCGCCTGCTTTCCGGCATCGAGGTGGACATCCTGGAGGACGGGACACTGGACCAGACCCCGGAACTGTTGGACCGCCTGGACGTTGTGGTGGCGAGTGTGCACTCGAAGCTCCGCGCGGACAGCCGGACCATGACCCGGCGGATGCTGGCCGGAATCGAGGACCCGCACACCCGGGTGCTGGGCCACTGCACCGGCCGGCTCCTGAGCGGCTCGCGGGGGGCGCGGCCGGCGTCGGAGTTCGATGCGAAACGGGTGTTCGCGGCCTGCGCAGACCACGACGTCGCCGTCGAGATCAACGCCCGGCCGGAGCGCCAGGACCCGCCGGATGAACTGATCCAACTGGCGCTCGACGCCGGCTGCCTCTTCAGCATTGACAGCGACGCGCACGCCCCGGGCCAGCTGGACTTCCTGCAGTACGGCGCGGAGCGGGCCGCCCGGAACAACGTGCCCGCGGAGCGGATCATCACCACCTGGCCCGTGGACCGGCTGCTGGCCTGGTCCCGGCGAGGCAAGTAG
- a CDS encoding LysE/ArgO family amino acid transporter, which yields MIFPLVSGLSAGLSLIVAIGAQNAFVLRQGIQRSHVATVVAVCAVSDLLLILLGVAGIGVLLDRAPAALVVIRWAGGAFLLAYGALAAWRAVRGQQLDQAGDKPAGSRAAVLATCLAFTWLNPHVYLDTVLLLGSLATAQGESGRWWFAAGAGLGSIAWFTALGAGARFLTELFRRRAAWRVLDAVIAVVMVTLAVLLLA from the coding sequence GTGATCTTCCCCCTGGTTTCCGGCCTGTCCGCCGGGCTGTCCCTCATCGTCGCCATCGGCGCGCAGAACGCCTTCGTGCTGCGCCAGGGCATCCAACGCTCCCACGTCGCCACGGTGGTGGCAGTCTGCGCCGTGTCGGACCTGCTGCTGATCCTGCTGGGCGTCGCCGGCATCGGCGTCCTGCTGGACCGGGCGCCGGCCGCCCTGGTGGTGATCCGGTGGGCCGGGGGCGCCTTCCTGCTCGCCTATGGGGCGCTCGCGGCCTGGCGGGCGGTCCGCGGGCAGCAGCTGGACCAGGCCGGAGACAAACCCGCCGGCAGCCGGGCGGCCGTGCTGGCCACCTGCCTCGCCTTCACCTGGCTCAACCCCCACGTCTACTTGGACACCGTGCTGCTCCTCGGCTCGCTCGCGACTGCCCAGGGCGAATCCGGGCGGTGGTGGTTCGCCGCCGGGGCGGGCCTGGGCAGCATCGCGTGGTTCACCGCGCTCGGCGCAGGGGCACGGTTCCTGACCGAGCTGTTCCGGCGCCGGGCGGCGTGGCGGGTGCTCGACGCCGTGATCGCCGTCGTGATGGTGACCCTGGCCGTGTTGCTGCTGGCCTGA
- the mraY gene encoding phospho-N-acetylmuramoyl-pentapeptide-transferase: MIALLLAAGLALILALGGTPVLARYLVKKNYGQFIRDDGPTSHHTKRGTPTMGGVWIIGSVVIAYFATHGIMTMLGVASAGPTASGLLLLMVTVGMGLVGFFDDYIKVSKQRSLGLTAPAKIIGQTAVGATFAILALSFPDENGRTPGSTAISFVRDTPFDLAFAGPLIGAILFILWSILMLTGASNGVNITDGLDGLAAGASILVFGAYMLMGIWQFNQRCADPSVPANICYQVRDPLDLALIAAALCGSLVGFLWWNTTPAKIIMGDTGSLALGGAIAGFAILSRTQLLLVIMAGLFVMITLSVIIQVGFFKLSGGKRVFLMTPLHHHFELKGWEQVTVVARFWIIAGLFVAAALGIFYAEWVVLL, encoded by the coding sequence ATGATTGCGCTGCTGCTTGCTGCGGGCTTGGCCCTGATCTTGGCGTTGGGCGGCACGCCGGTGCTCGCCCGCTACCTGGTGAAGAAGAACTACGGCCAGTTCATCCGCGACGACGGGCCCACCTCGCACCACACCAAGCGAGGCACTCCCACCATGGGCGGGGTATGGATCATTGGTTCCGTGGTCATCGCCTACTTCGCAACCCACGGCATCATGACGATGCTTGGAGTGGCCTCGGCAGGCCCAACTGCCTCGGGACTTCTGCTGCTCATGGTCACCGTCGGCATGGGCCTTGTGGGCTTCTTCGATGACTACATCAAGGTTTCCAAACAGCGCAGCCTCGGGCTCACTGCGCCGGCGAAGATCATCGGCCAGACGGCGGTCGGGGCCACGTTCGCCATCCTCGCCCTCAGCTTTCCCGACGAGAACGGCCGCACGCCCGGCTCCACCGCAATCTCCTTCGTCCGGGACACGCCGTTCGACTTAGCCTTTGCCGGGCCGCTGATCGGCGCCATCTTGTTCATCCTGTGGTCCATCTTGATGCTCACAGGGGCATCCAACGGCGTGAACATCACCGACGGGCTCGACGGCCTCGCCGCGGGGGCGTCGATCCTAGTCTTCGGTGCTTACATGCTGATGGGCATCTGGCAGTTCAACCAACGATGCGCTGATCCCAGTGTCCCCGCCAATATCTGCTACCAAGTGCGGGATCCGCTGGACCTGGCCCTGATAGCCGCCGCACTGTGCGGCTCGCTCGTCGGATTCCTCTGGTGGAACACCACGCCGGCGAAGATCATCATGGGCGATACCGGGTCACTCGCCCTCGGTGGCGCCATCGCGGGGTTCGCCATTTTGTCGCGCACCCAGCTGCTCCTGGTCATCATGGCCGGGCTGTTCGTGATGATCACCCTGTCCGTCATCATCCAGGTGGGCTTCTTCAAACTCTCCGGAGGCAAGCGCGTCTTCCTCATGACGCCGCTGCATCACCACTTTGAATTGAAGGGCTGGGAACAGGTGACCGTGGTGGCCCGCTTCTGGATTATTGCGGGCTTGTTCGTCGCCGCCGCCCTTGGGATCTTCTACGCAGAATGGGTTGTACTGCTGTAA
- a CDS encoding Asp23/Gls24 family envelope stress response protein, protein MEYQDPQSAPGLEAGPPETARAATGRTVISEAAVAKVAGIAARAVPGVYSLGSGPSRALGAFRDAVGSTDHAAGVRAEVGETQVAVDIDLVALYGTPLHPLADQIRAAVYTAVEELVGLQVIEVNIEIHDVFVPGPPKPPAPGETRPVREALQ, encoded by the coding sequence ATGGAGTACCAGGATCCTCAATCCGCGCCGGGCCTTGAGGCGGGCCCGCCGGAGACGGCGCGTGCCGCGACCGGCCGCACCGTGATATCCGAAGCCGCCGTCGCCAAGGTGGCCGGCATCGCCGCCCGGGCCGTCCCCGGGGTGTACTCGCTCGGCAGCGGCCCGTCCCGCGCCCTCGGCGCCTTCCGCGACGCCGTCGGCAGCACGGACCACGCCGCCGGGGTGCGCGCCGAGGTGGGCGAGACCCAGGTGGCCGTGGACATTGACCTCGTGGCGCTCTACGGCACCCCGCTGCATCCCCTGGCGGACCAGATCCGCGCCGCGGTCTACACCGCCGTGGAGGAACTCGTCGGCCTCCAGGTCATCGAAGTCAACATTGAAATCCACGACGTCTTCGTCCCCGGCCCACCCAAGCCGCCGGCCCCCGGCGAAACCCGGCCCGTGAGAGAGGCACTCCAGTGA
- a CDS encoding ArgP/LysG family DNA-binding transcriptional regulator → MIDISPEQARTLAAIITHGSFDAAAAHLSVTPSAISQRIRAVEAAVGRPVLTRARPPGLTESGQAVVRFARQLELLSADLAEELEPAEPHGRTRLTLVINSDSLHTWALAGLAAVGDTIQLEILREDQEHSLDLLRAGAAAAAITATAAPVPGCSSRRLGVMRYLPVCAPEFSRRWFESGVTAAALAQAPVLVYDRKDDLQDRWLRRFSPSALQPPRHYVPAAQEFGDAIRWSMGWGLMPEIEIGEDLRAGALELLGPATPVDVALYWQQWRRGSAALGEVADAVQAAARVLR, encoded by the coding sequence ATGATCGACATCTCGCCCGAACAGGCCCGGACGCTGGCGGCCATCATCACGCATGGCAGCTTCGACGCGGCGGCCGCCCACTTGTCCGTGACTCCCTCGGCCATCAGCCAGCGGATCCGTGCCGTCGAGGCAGCCGTCGGCCGTCCGGTGCTGACCCGGGCCCGGCCGCCGGGGCTCACGGAGTCCGGCCAGGCCGTGGTGCGGTTCGCCCGGCAGCTGGAGTTGCTCTCCGCGGACCTCGCCGAGGAGCTGGAGCCGGCGGAACCCCACGGGCGGACGCGCCTGACCCTGGTGATCAACAGCGATTCACTGCACACCTGGGCCCTGGCCGGCCTGGCAGCAGTCGGGGACACCATCCAGCTGGAGATCCTCCGCGAGGACCAGGAGCACTCGCTGGACCTCCTGCGTGCCGGCGCCGCGGCTGCCGCGATCACGGCGACGGCGGCGCCGGTCCCGGGCTGTTCCTCGCGCAGGCTGGGCGTGATGCGCTACTTGCCGGTCTGCGCGCCGGAGTTTTCCCGCCGCTGGTTTGAATCCGGCGTCACGGCGGCGGCGCTGGCCCAGGCCCCGGTGCTGGTCTATGACCGCAAGGACGATCTGCAGGACCGCTGGTTGCGCCGCTTCAGTCCCTCAGCCCTCCAGCCGCCGCGGCACTACGTCCCGGCCGCCCAGGAGTTTGGTGACGCCATCCGCTGGAGCATGGGGTGGGGCCTGATGCCCGAGATCGAAATCGGCGAGGACCTCCGGGCCGGGGCACTGGAGCTCCTCGGTCCCGCCACCCCCGTGGACGTCGCCCTGTACTGGCAGCAGTGGCGGCGGGGTTCGGCGGCGCTGGGCGAGGTGGCGGACGCCGTCCAGGCGGCCGCCCGCGTCCTCCGGTGA